The Dyella caseinilytica genome has a window encoding:
- a CDS encoding ThiF family adenylyltransferase, with protein sequence MASHDWWYFDDPARFKLEREELNELAARSEWLTLGELRVNGNLRLEQEFEVNLGHRQVAFILRYPDSFPFSPPSVFPRDEQYRLSGHQYGPGGELCLEYRADNWSPEFKGWQLVQSAYNLLSGENPAPGERGEVPSAHALTEGQRTRTSASRLVMNSNLAVVFEALPEGFPITGDAYVNIRSQNRVFFITSLGEAGRFYNDESVPALIREDGLQRTVRITRVDAAAMLPDTETREVFVATAAPLGWQPEDQLFVVLQDGEIVVYRVYDTWVDNVTVLPPEPNVARSGHDHEPLNAKRVGMVGCGSLGSKVAAMLARVGVVDFVLVDDDLFLPGNVERNDLDWRDVGLHKASAVGEKLQRIRTGVKTNVLRRQLGGQESSTASEGTMAALSHCDLIFDATANPVAANILSQFATRIPVVWAEIYAGGVGGMIARHRPGKEPPMDLMRRAVDNWFREKDVPVPRADVDYGQRQGDVTMIADDADVSAIAAPATRLAIDTLLAREPSYFPNSMYIIGLSPCPLFEQPFVTYPIDLPEPPPVAEAPALSDDERREELTRIVDMFQRLRNA encoded by the coding sequence ATGGCTTCGCATGATTGGTGGTACTTCGACGACCCTGCGCGATTCAAGCTCGAACGCGAAGAACTCAATGAACTGGCCGCGCGATCCGAATGGCTGACCCTGGGCGAGCTCAGGGTCAATGGCAACCTACGTCTGGAACAAGAGTTCGAGGTTAACCTGGGGCATCGCCAGGTCGCTTTCATCCTGCGTTATCCCGACAGTTTTCCGTTTTCGCCACCGTCGGTGTTTCCGCGCGACGAGCAATACCGCTTGTCGGGTCATCAGTACGGTCCCGGCGGCGAACTATGCCTGGAGTATCGCGCGGACAATTGGTCGCCAGAGTTCAAGGGCTGGCAACTCGTCCAAAGCGCCTACAACCTGCTGTCGGGAGAAAACCCCGCGCCCGGTGAGCGGGGTGAAGTGCCCTCCGCGCACGCCCTCACTGAGGGGCAGCGTACGCGAACGTCGGCATCCCGGTTGGTGATGAATAGCAATCTTGCCGTGGTTTTCGAAGCGTTGCCAGAAGGCTTTCCAATCACGGGCGACGCGTACGTCAATATACGTTCGCAGAACCGCGTTTTCTTCATCACCTCCTTGGGGGAAGCAGGACGTTTCTATAACGATGAGAGTGTTCCTGCACTGATACGCGAGGATGGGCTCCAACGGACCGTCCGCATTACTCGTGTCGATGCGGCCGCCATGTTGCCTGATACGGAGACACGCGAAGTTTTCGTTGCCACCGCCGCGCCGCTTGGATGGCAGCCGGAAGATCAACTCTTTGTCGTACTCCAGGATGGGGAGATCGTGGTGTATCGTGTCTATGACACCTGGGTGGATAACGTGACGGTTCTGCCTCCCGAGCCGAACGTTGCCCGAAGCGGTCACGACCATGAACCGCTCAATGCAAAACGTGTCGGCATGGTCGGCTGTGGGTCGCTAGGGAGCAAGGTGGCGGCGATGCTCGCGCGCGTGGGCGTCGTGGACTTCGTACTCGTCGACGATGATCTGTTTTTGCCCGGCAACGTTGAACGCAACGATCTGGATTGGCGCGACGTCGGATTGCATAAGGCGAGCGCCGTCGGCGAAAAGCTCCAACGCATCCGCACGGGAGTCAAGACGAACGTTCTACGTCGTCAACTGGGTGGACAGGAGTCTTCAACCGCATCCGAAGGCACCATGGCAGCGCTCAGCCATTGCGACTTGATCTTTGACGCCACCGCTAATCCTGTGGCGGCCAACATCTTGTCGCAGTTTGCGACGCGGATCCCAGTTGTATGGGCGGAGATCTACGCCGGTGGTGTTGGGGGCATGATCGCGCGACATCGGCCAGGGAAAGAACCGCCGATGGACTTGATGCGCCGGGCCGTGGACAACTGGTTTAGGGAAAAGGATGTTCCGGTGCCTAGGGCCGACGTTGACTATGGGCAGCGCCAGGGCGACGTCACGATGATCGCCGATGACGCGGATGTCTCCGCCATCGCGGCCCCCGCGACCCGCCTCGCCATTGACACGTTATTGGCACGCGAGCCTTCTTATTTTCCGAACTCGATGTACATCATCGGCCTGTCACCCTGCCCGCTCTTCGAACAGCCCTTTGTCACCTATCCAATCGATTTGCCTGAGCCGCCTCCGGTGGCCGAAGCACCCGCGTTGTCCGACGACGAACGACGAGAGGAACTCACTCGTATCGTCGACATGTTTCAACGGTTGCGTAACGCATGA
- a CDS encoding Mov34/MPN/PAD-1 family protein, producing MAHIQLLVQTLKQAGRCETGGVLVAEHVGDDTFRLADLSVQATCGSTTHFVRDPAEHRAFLDAFFDRTGHNYARYNYFGEWHSHTIVPPIPSTEDCDTMDRIVRDPNTRATFSVLLVARLGMWRTLAISATAFRDGHAPDPVDVLDEDGRIHPKIRHLRIGRRRRLIAI from the coding sequence ATGGCCCACATTCAGTTGCTTGTGCAAACGCTCAAGCAGGCAGGCAGGTGCGAAACGGGTGGAGTGCTCGTCGCCGAGCACGTCGGCGACGATACGTTTCGCCTCGCGGACCTGTCCGTTCAAGCCACCTGCGGAAGCACCACGCACTTTGTGCGCGACCCTGCAGAACATCGCGCCTTTTTGGATGCTTTCTTTGACCGAACGGGACACAACTACGCACGTTACAACTACTTTGGCGAATGGCATTCCCATACGATCGTGCCGCCCATTCCGAGTACGGAAGATTGCGACACGATGGATCGCATTGTGCGTGATCCCAATACACGCGCAACGTTTTCCGTACTGCTGGTTGCACGTTTAGGCATGTGGCGAACGCTTGCCATTTCCGCCACAGCTTTTCGCGATGGTCACGCTCCCGATCCCGTTGACGTACTGGATGAGGACGGCCGCATCCACCCGAAGATTCGCCACCTCCGCATCGGTCGACGACGGCGGTTGATTGCTATTTGA
- a CDS encoding TIR domain-containing protein produces the protein MKERFEDRNVLVDSLLSQTIVQGNTALAELLASRGELVECEAGENLIEQGASDQDVYFLLSGKLRIIINSSRLHLREPGRTVGEMSMLSPGTPRSATLNAEEICVALKLTPQAFAECLDAHPKSWRLLCRDLAQRIEQRNQYVNRSNMRPRVFIICSKEALDVAEEIRLGLSFSDMVVVLWSDDMIFPAGSYPIEALEQQVLAADFGIAVASPDDLVRARDRTEKAPRDNVIFELGFFMSQLGKNRTFLLVPKATDVKIPSDFKGITPLHYDLAEPDRELSTALGPTVTRLKKLIAERKVRSSFAQTK, from the coding sequence ATGAAAGAACGATTTGAAGATCGCAACGTACTCGTCGACAGTCTGCTATCACAGACGATCGTGCAAGGCAACACCGCGTTGGCCGAGCTGCTCGCGTCGCGAGGAGAGTTGGTCGAGTGTGAAGCCGGCGAGAACTTGATCGAGCAGGGTGCATCTGACCAAGACGTCTACTTCCTGCTGAGCGGCAAGCTCCGCATCATCATCAACAGCTCACGACTTCATTTGCGCGAACCGGGAAGGACAGTCGGTGAAATGTCGATGCTAAGCCCCGGTACACCGCGTTCTGCAACGCTCAACGCGGAAGAGATCTGTGTGGCACTCAAGCTAACGCCGCAGGCTTTCGCCGAATGCCTGGATGCTCATCCCAAGAGCTGGCGGCTTTTGTGCCGCGATTTAGCGCAACGTATCGAACAGCGAAACCAATACGTGAACCGCTCGAACATGCGTCCGCGCGTCTTCATCATCTGCTCGAAAGAGGCCTTGGATGTTGCTGAGGAGATCCGCCTTGGACTGAGTTTCTCCGATATGGTTGTCGTCCTTTGGAGCGATGACATGATCTTCCCCGCCGGCTCCTACCCCATCGAAGCGCTGGAACAGCAAGTCTTGGCGGCCGACTTTGGCATCGCCGTCGCAAGCCCCGATGACCTGGTCCGCGCACGTGATCGAACGGAGAAAGCACCTCGCGATAACGTGATCTTCGAGCTTGGCTTTTTCATGTCGCAGCTTGGAAAAAACCGCACGTTTCTTTTGGTTCCAAAAGCAACGGACGTAAAGATTCCCTCTGACTTTAAGGGCATCACGCCACTTCATTACGACCTGGCAGAGCCCGATCGCGAATTATCGACCGCCTTGGGGCCCACCGTCACGCGGCTCAAGAAACTTATTGCCGAGCGCAAAGTTCGGTCTTCCTTTGCACAGACGAAGTAA
- a CDS encoding Pycsar system effector family protein, whose protein sequence is MAKDNLDSARKQLDLTLGFFPRVDTKLSIVLGIDLGMLGLLLSKVPDDLSKLPSWVWIAASFFGAAMILSLFSLYFGSFPNVNGGNKSLVFFRTIAKKQANLFVREYQALTEESLTEDLLHQAWRNSVILDKKFSHLKSAYIATVLSLIPWSINLFEFIRAASLVKHG, encoded by the coding sequence ATGGCGAAGGACAATCTCGATAGCGCTAGAAAACAGCTCGATCTTACCCTGGGCTTCTTCCCACGTGTGGATACAAAGCTGTCCATCGTGCTCGGCATTGATCTTGGCATGTTGGGACTCTTGCTGAGCAAGGTGCCGGACGACTTGAGTAAATTGCCCTCCTGGGTCTGGATCGCCGCGTCATTTTTTGGCGCGGCGATGATCCTAAGTTTGTTTTCCCTCTATTTCGGTTCATTTCCGAACGTTAACGGAGGCAACAAATCCCTCGTCTTCTTCCGCACCATCGCCAAGAAGCAAGCCAATCTTTTCGTCCGCGAATACCAGGCGCTGACTGAAGAGTCGCTTACGGAGGACTTGCTGCATCAAGCATGGCGAAATTCCGTGATCCTGGACAAGAAGTTTAGCCATCTCAAGTCGGCGTACATCGCGACGGTTCTTAGCCTCATACCCTGGTCCATCAATCTCTTCGAATTCATCCGTGCTGCCAGCCTCGTTAAACATGGATGA
- a CDS encoding adenylate/guanylate cyclase domain-containing protein, translating into MGLKDEIAQDISAIFRYSWPTTAARVVPQPSDIQLGDAARELTDAVVLYADLEGSTAMVDGMPWQFSAQVYKSFLRWAARIIRSEGGDITAYDGDRVMAIYTATGASDRAVRTAQKIYWMVRHIINPTITTLHPRTAFRVQHSVGIDRSRLHAVRTGIRGDNDIVWVGSAANHAAKLTTLGANPPTWITKAVYDALNAQLRWGLDGSPIWEARLWTERQNRPIYCSGWELSL; encoded by the coding sequence ATGGGGCTTAAGGACGAAATAGCTCAGGACATCAGTGCAATTTTTCGTTATTCATGGCCAACGACGGCCGCTCGTGTCGTCCCTCAACCCAGCGATATACAGTTGGGCGACGCCGCCAGAGAACTTACGGATGCGGTCGTGCTGTATGCGGATCTGGAGGGATCGACCGCGATGGTGGATGGCATGCCGTGGCAATTCAGCGCCCAGGTTTACAAGAGCTTCTTGCGCTGGGCAGCCAGGATCATTCGATCCGAAGGCGGTGACATCACCGCTTACGATGGTGACCGGGTCATGGCGATTTATACCGCAACCGGCGCAAGTGATCGCGCCGTGCGCACGGCCCAGAAGATCTACTGGATGGTGCGACACATCATCAATCCAACGATAACGACCTTGCATCCTCGCACAGCGTTTAGGGTGCAGCACAGCGTGGGAATCGATCGTTCGCGCTTACACGCGGTGCGTACAGGTATCCGGGGCGACAACGATATTGTTTGGGTGGGGAGCGCTGCCAATCATGCGGCCAAACTGACAACACTCGGCGCGAATCCACCCACTTGGATAACAAAGGCTGTCTATGATGCACTGAATGCCCAACTTCGTTGGGGATTGGACGGGAGCCCCATATGGGAGGCTCGTCTTTGGACCGAGAGACAAAATCGACCGATTTATTGCTCCGGCTGGGAGCTCTCCTTGTAA
- a CDS encoding GNAT family N-acetyltransferase, translating to MFNIDPYAKRIYIRDAQDHDKYSCSNIVRAVLNDKHWQPYENNIGYGGTLNLVAIQNEQVVGFATTLLPPLPSFKPRGMYDVLRPYIGFVGRLPQDKGQSIGMSLVEEVCQRLLEKGAHRNVFLECENGLKTYYERLGFRYIGPEKVASEHNVQVARGLYRRQCLRHDAMSDFLT from the coding sequence ATGTTCAACATAGATCCTTACGCAAAGCGCATCTATATCCGTGATGCGCAGGACCACGACAAGTACTCGTGCTCAAACATCGTTCGTGCGGTCCTGAATGACAAACATTGGCAGCCTTATGAGAACAACATAGGCTACGGCGGCACCCTAAATCTCGTCGCCATTCAAAATGAACAAGTGGTGGGCTTCGCCACGACACTACTTCCACCTCTTCCGAGCTTTAAGCCCCGTGGTATGTATGACGTACTTCGCCCTTACATTGGTTTTGTCGGGCGGCTGCCTCAGGATAAAGGTCAAAGTATTGGGATGAGCTTGGTGGAAGAGGTTTGCCAACGTTTGCTGGAGAAAGGGGCGCATCGAAATGTATTTTTGGAGTGCGAAAACGGACTCAAGACCTATTACGAACGTCTTGGGTTTCGCTATATCGGTCCAGAGAAAGTGGCAAGCGAACACAACGTGCAGGTCGCTCGCGGTCTATATCGACGTCAATGCTTAAGACACGATGCCATGAGCGATTTTCTCACATAG
- a CDS encoding TniQ family protein: MHARRWPLHPLPLEGEAITSWIVRIARQYGTEWDVLLHRTFGWPDTTYVDADTQIPHWVIRGLSAKTGVPASDIRLMTLAGQWDRLLTDTTVPTPKEYLSRYEILFSDETQKPHHYNGWQPWRPDRWILFACRECVAENGEGFYRLIWRLPMLRSCPIHGQLLERAVFSGEETRWVDGPQLATPAIRLMDALTWQGWTQGYVDLKRRRVSVAEWLCMLRCLIEETCFKHHERGWSDWFDETESIEIPFFPCDVFEHMEMREVKRVLEAVAYVLARIQHHQMRTSGKHAQILVPPASAWDRLEAAARFCHASSIDLD, translated from the coding sequence ATGCACGCCAGGCGTTGGCCATTACATCCGCTTCCCCTAGAAGGGGAGGCAATTACGTCTTGGATTGTGCGAATCGCGCGTCAGTATGGAACGGAATGGGATGTTCTTTTACACCGGACGTTTGGATGGCCTGATACGACATATGTCGACGCCGATACACAGATTCCTCATTGGGTGATTCGAGGTCTTTCAGCAAAAACGGGCGTTCCAGCTTCAGATATTCGTTTAATGACTCTGGCCGGCCAATGGGATCGCTTGCTCACCGACACCACCGTTCCGACACCGAAAGAGTATTTAAGCCGCTACGAAATTTTGTTCTCAGATGAAACACAAAAACCTCACCACTACAATGGATGGCAGCCTTGGCGGCCCGATCGGTGGATCTTGTTCGCATGCCGTGAATGTGTCGCTGAGAACGGGGAAGGGTTCTACCGCTTGATTTGGCGTTTACCAATGCTCCGTAGTTGTCCCATCCATGGACAGTTACTGGAACGTGCCGTTTTTTCCGGTGAAGAAACCAGGTGGGTAGATGGGCCGCAGTTGGCAACTCCTGCGATTCGCTTGATGGATGCTTTGACCTGGCAGGGTTGGACGCAAGGCTACGTTGATTTGAAACGTCGACGGGTGAGCGTTGCAGAATGGTTGTGCATGTTGCGATGTCTGATTGAAGAGACTTGCTTCAAGCATCATGAGCGGGGCTGGAGCGATTGGTTCGACGAGACTGAATCGATCGAAATTCCATTCTTTCCCTGCGATGTTTTCGAGCACATGGAAATGCGAGAGGTGAAAAGAGTCCTCGAAGCGGTGGCGTATGTTCTCGCACGCATCCAGCATCATCAGATGCGAACTTCAGGAAAACATGCGCAGATCTTGGTGCCGCCTGCATCGGCGTGGGACAGGTTGGAGGCTGCGGCGAGGTTTTGCCACGCGTCGTCGATTGATCTTGACTGA
- a CDS encoding TniB family NTP-binding protein, whose translation MRAAAADLPHLTTHAKKIALLPDSERIQHIRSDRWIGYTKALHILERLDDLLAWPPKQRMPNMLLIGPTNNGKSMIIERFRRKNHVVHKRYSAIEKLPVVALQMPSDPTISRFYSMLLFELGAPPAYPRARIAELELSAIKLLEAVGAKMLIIDEIHNILAGQRNHRLEFLNLLRYLGNSLRIPIVGVGIQEAHLAIRSDPQLENRFEPIPLPRWVQGEELQSLLASFAASLPLKQPSNLQQVDMAQYLLERSEGTIGEIARLLSAAAETAISTGEESINRKTLLQTPYESPSDRRRAFERVL comes from the coding sequence ATGCGCGCTGCAGCCGCAGACTTACCCCATCTCACTACACATGCAAAAAAAATTGCGCTTTTGCCCGATAGCGAGCGCATTCAGCATATACGTTCCGATCGCTGGATCGGTTATACGAAGGCTTTGCACATTCTTGAACGCTTGGACGATTTGCTCGCGTGGCCGCCCAAACAACGCATGCCAAACATGCTGCTGATCGGGCCAACAAATAATGGCAAATCGATGATCATCGAACGCTTCCGGCGTAAAAACCACGTGGTGCATAAGCGTTACAGTGCAATCGAAAAGCTCCCAGTAGTGGCATTGCAAATGCCGAGCGATCCAACGATTTCGCGGTTTTACTCCATGCTTCTCTTCGAGTTAGGAGCCCCACCTGCCTATCCTCGTGCGCGAATCGCCGAGCTGGAGTTGTCGGCGATCAAGCTTCTGGAGGCAGTGGGAGCAAAGATGTTGATCATCGACGAAATCCATAACATCCTCGCCGGACAGCGTAATCATCGACTCGAATTTCTGAATCTACTTCGCTATTTGGGGAATAGCTTGCGCATTCCGATTGTCGGCGTAGGCATCCAAGAGGCGCACTTGGCAATCCGTTCAGATCCCCAACTGGAAAACCGCTTCGAACCTATCCCGTTGCCCCGGTGGGTGCAAGGTGAAGAGCTGCAGTCGCTGCTGGCTTCCTTCGCCGCCTCCTTACCGTTGAAGCAACCTTCCAATTTGCAGCAAGTGGATATGGCGCAATATCTTCTCGAACGAAGCGAGGGTACGATCGGTGAAATCGCACGCTTGTTGAGTGCTGCTGCAGAGACCGCTATCAGCACGGGTGAGGAATCAATCAATCGCAAAACGCTGCTACAGACACCTTACGAATCACCGAGCGATCGGCGGCGAGCTTTTGAGCGAGTTTTGTAA